AGGAGTGGAGTAGTGTTCTCCAATGTGTTTCTGCTGTAGTCCACCTGAAGCTTTTGCTTAAACCAAACCAATGTTTCTATCCAGAACCCAATCTTAAGCTGCAACCCTCTAGGGGGTCCTGACCCACTGTTTGAGGAACTGTGCAGTGGGGTTTGCCCCTCTGCTGCCTCCTCCAGTCTCACtaatgcctgtctgtctctctctccttcggcCTGGTTATCCCAACTGACAGAGAAAGCAGCCTAACTTCTCTGCTGACATAGGTAAGTTCTGCCTCCACACAGCATCACTGCCTCTGATAGGAGGTTAGGAGCTGTGACTTAACATCCTCCTGCCTTTTTGCTGGTGGCTGATTGGGCAGGGGGCAAGTCCAAACGTGGGCTCTGGGCTGCGTCTGAGATTCACTGCCTCTTAGAGGTTGCTGTAAATGCCagtgaacttagtcactgtccaCAGGTTTAGGCTGTGTGGCTCAAAGGCTTTTCCCTAGTGTTCATTTCAATGACTTTTTGGGGGGGTCTGTCTTTGATACAATGTGCATAAATCTTTTTCGATGCATTAAAAGTAGTTTTATTTCATAAAACACTTTGGTCCATGATTTACAGTCTGAACAACTTTAGAAACCACAACGTGAAACCTGTCCTCTCAGAAGAATGTCCAACTAGGGAACTCATAGGTGTGCAGGTGCTCTCTGCAGTCCTGTAGAGCTGTTGCCCCATATTGGTGCAAGTCAAATCAGTAAGGAACCTGTCTGGGTCAGATGTGGGCCCAAATGACTGCCGTGCATCACCCAGTTGGGTGCtacacattggtggtggatgagaTGGGATACTCCATCCCAATGTAATTTAGGGCTATCAGCCCCCGGCACAAAGATGTGGCCTCATAGGCCTATGGTAGTTCAGATGGGCAATGGATGCTGACAGCAGGATTTTCTTTCGGGGCCTTTGTGGCCCTCAAAGAGTAGGAAGTGTTTCAACTCACTGTCTGCCAATGGGCCTGGGACCTGCTGTGCCCATGCAAGAGTTTCACTGCTTTGATTGGACACAGGTATGGAGGAGTGCCTGATGGGAGTGAGAGAATCCTATATCCCAGCTCTGACCTATGTCTAGGTGGGCAGAACTGCAGCCCCCACTGTTTTCAGCAGGCCTCCAAACCTCAGATTAGCTTCTCTTCTGTGTAGTGGTCAGCACTATAAACCTGGCATGAAACAGACCCTGGTGTGCCTTCCAGGCAACCTTCTAATGAATCATGATCTTGTGAAGGTGGGGCTCGAATTCCACACAGCAACTCAAATGAAGTTATTTTTGGTTACCAGCAACTTTGATTACCAACCAGAGCAGGAGATTCTAGTACTCCCAACCAATCTGTGTTTGTAGCAGAACCTAACTAGCGCACAAATGGTAAGGATTCTTACCAGACTTTGTCGATGATGCATGGCTGGAAACAGGACCTCAGAGGCTCAGAAGAGCAGGGGTTGTGTTTCTAACTGTTGTTCAGTAAATGAAGGACCTCTAAACTCCACTAAAAGTCTTTTGACTGGGGGGTTGTGTAAGGAATGCACAGTGACCTTTTTAAAGCTATACCTTTTTTTGAAGTGTTTCACTTCCTGAAGTATGAGGCTCTTTGGCTATTGGCTGTCTGCTGGTCAGATGACTGGACGTGTGGACCCTTTGGTCTCACCTGTCCGTGGGCAGGATGACGATCTCATTATGCAGTCTCTGCCATGTTTGTGCTTTTTGTTAACTTCTGTGCATTTCCCAGTGTTCACCACCAAGGCGGGAAATGTGCAGACCATCCCGTCCTTGACCAAACAGTTGAAGGCCATCACTGATGAGACTGTCATTGGTGAGTACCTACTCATTGCACCATAGCCCTATTCCTCAAAGGTTTCAAGAGATTTAAGTCAAGTCACTCTTTCACTAATATAGGCTTCATGGGGCtctatgatttgtttttcaagtCTATGATTGGTTGTTATGTTTCATTGCCCATGGTTGGTTGTTAGAGCTGTCACTCATGTTCTGCAGGTCTTCAGTATGTGTGGGAGTACCGCAGTCCCAGTAAGTCAGTCCCGCCCCATTACCAGTGTAAACTCTGCAAGGTGAGCCGTCTGCAGACTGACATGCTGGCTCACATCAAGGGCTGGAAGCACTCCTTCAGATACATGGTGAGGCCGTGTGTCACTTAACTTTCACAGTAAAAGTCCCGTTGGGTCTGTTGGGTCTACAGGTCTGTGTTATGATGCTGTGTATGGTCTCATCTGTCCTCCAGAAGCAAAATCATTCTGCCAAGATTCCCTTTGAGGAAGATGCTGCCACAAAGGACCATGATGTGAGGAAGAAGGTGAAAAAAGCAGCAGCAGAGCTGGAGAAGGCAGAGGGCAGGGGACAGCTGAAGGTGAGAAGGGGGAGCAGGAAGTTATGGATGAGGAAAAGAGAACACggcagactattgagatgcatccGGGGGGCTCTCTGGTGCTGTTGGTGATTGACTTGATTCTGTATGGTGTTTTCAGGTGATTCTGAAGGAGCCCAGTGAGGTCCAAGCGTTTGCAGGACTGCGTATGTTTTTCTGTTTATTCTCAAATTTGTCTGAATCTCATTGTGCTCAGTCTGTTTTTAAATGTACTGTGTGTGGTTCCGGACATATCTCCCTGTCATCACAGGTTCAGCAATCCCCAACATGGGGCCAccaggagggatgggagggccAGGAGGGATGGGAGCTAGAGGACCAAAaccaggtgagtgtgtgtgtgtgggggggagagaAGTGTAAGGTTGCCTCTGAAGTGATAATCTCCTGTGGGCAGATTCTGAATGTAGACTGAGAATCTTCAAGAACTGAATGGGATGCGTGAGATCCGAGCAGCATTAGTTCTGGTTTTGTTTTTCATCACTGGTCATTTGGCCTTAGTGGGTAAAGGCGGTGCTTAAACTGCTCGCTTCAAATGCTTCGCGGGGTGGGGCCTTTAGTTGCGTTTGTTTGCAATTTCAAACAAGTATAAATCACGCAGCTGTCCAAATTACTTGAGATTTTACTTCCGGGTTAAGACCTTTGTGTGCTTGACTGGTCTGTTGGGATGCAGTGTTGTGTAGTAGTCCAAATGCAGCCTTTTGTCTCCCTCTAGGTGGCAGGTTTGCAGAGCCTCTGTTCCCAGGGGAGTTCCCTCTCCAAGGCAGCCTCCTCAACTACCCCATGGGTGGTATGGGGGGCTACTCTGACCCCCTGTCTCGCTCCACTTCCTCTACGGCCTTCCAGAAAAGGGACATGAGCTTCCGAGGCTACCCTGACAATACGGGGGGGCTGGGAGGTTCAGCCGATGGCTTTGGGCTGGGAAGGGACGGAGGCTTTGGCCAGGAGGGGCTGTTGGGGGAGAGTCCGGGAAGCTGCTACCCTGATGAGTTCAGAGGGGGACAGATGGGAAGTGGATCAGGCCAGGGGTTGATGGGAGCTGTACCTGAAACCAGCAGCCTTCCGACCACGCTACTCAAATACCTGGTGAGTGGAACTGTGTGTGAAACTAAGCTTTCTCGTGTTATTTAAATATGCCGTGTATGAGGGTCTGTTTCCTGTGTGTAGGACAATTTCCGGATCGAGAACGAGAGTGATGCTCAGATCGTGCTGAAGGTGACACAGAAGCTGACGGATGTCCTAATGGACTACAGACTTAGGAGTGTTTCCTCGGTATGCAGCACACATACGCACTGGTATTGCAGCTGACAGAGCAGTGTAACAAGCAGCTCTCAGGTGCTTCCAGGAACTGGTGACGTGAGGATAAATGTCACTTGATTCAGTCCTTTAACCCACTTCCTGTCTTTTTAGTCAGTGATTTACTGCTGTTGATTTATGGCAGTGCCCTAGAACCTTGTGTTCTGACAGCACACGTCCTTACTGTGGCTAAACCTGTTCCTTGTGTACTCCCATACAGTCGTAAGGTAGATGGTGTGATTCAGGAAACCACAAAGAATTCCTCAGTAGTTTGTCCCCTTTGTTCTCCTTGATTCAGTGTATGTGCGTTTGTCTCCAGCAGGGTCCTAGTATGAAGAGCGGTTTATCGCTGGGCTCCATGAGCTACTCTGATTCTCCCAGAATGTCTAGCGGTAGTGACCGCTTCTCAGGTGGCTTCTCTGGGAACCTCTCCGGTACGCACGGCCCCAGCTGACAAATGAAATACACACGTTCATTCTTTTAATGGCTGTAGTTTGGTTCAGAAATCTACAGTACATCAGTCTCATCTATTATCTCCTCTCTGCAGGCCCTTCCAGATACTCTGATGGTCCATCAAGGTACTACAACTAACTGATCCATCCCCACGTGACACATCCACCTTCCTGGGGTAACCCATCCTCCGCCTCACCCCCAAGATATACCCCGAGTTCATGGGGGTCTGCAGCTGTCTGTCTAGCCACTgaagaggattttttttttttatatagttataattttccttcaaAGCAGAAACTGATACAATTGTGTACTTATTAGTGCAGACTTTGTTTTTACAGATCTTCTTTTGACATTAATAGGTTGGACCAAAGTTTGACTTTTAGTTTTATTAACTATTGTCTGTATTCATGTGATTTTGGCATATATTTTACCTCGGTTTCTTGGGTGAATCTTGTCTGTTTAGAAATTAAGTGTTTGATAGAAAACAAGTGTAATGTTTAGGGAAACAGATGTTTGGTGGTAAATGGGTTACTGATGTACTGACTGCTGTTTGGGTTGGGCTTGTCATAGCTGTTTTCTCCACACCTGGCTTCACCTGCGACCAGCcaccctgacagctgatgaaaccgtGGAGTATTTCTGTTTGTATTAAAGCCGGAACGGCTGGGCCTGAACGGAATCCCAGGATGTatggtgcatttggaaagtattcagaccctgactttttccaattttattacattacagctgTATTTTAAAatattaatctacacacacactacccaataagtaaaaacaggtttttagaaatgtttgcaaatgaattaaacaaatatatttgcataagtattcagaccctttactcagtactttgttgaagcaccattgccagcaattacagcctcgagttgtCTTCAGTAAGCTGCTACAAGCTGTATTTGGAGTTCCTCTTCACttcagatcctttcaagctcagtcaaattggatggggagcatcactgcatagctattttcagttctctccagagatgtttgattggattcaagtctgggctctggctgggtcactacaGGACATTTgagacttgttctgaagccactcctgggttgtcttggctgtgtgcttagggtcgttgtcctgttgaaagtgaccctttgccccagtctgaggtcctgagcactctggagcaggttttcatcaatgatctctctgtactttgctctgttggTCTTTCCCttggtcctgactagtctccctgccactggaaaaacatccccacagcatgatgctgccaccatacttaaccgtagggatggtgccaggttctcTAGAtgcgacgcttggcattcaggccaaagagttcaatcttggttccaacagaccagagaatcttgttcctcatggtctgagagtccttcagatgcattttagcaaactccaagcgggctgtcttgtgccttcactgagtggcttccttctggcctcTACcctaaaaggcctgattggcagaGTGCTGCTAAGATGGTTGTCCGTCTGGACGgttctccacagaagaactctgtcaaagtgaccaccgggttcttggtcacctccctgaccaaggcccttctcccccgactgcagccagctctaggaagtcttggtggttctaaattcttgctctgacatgcactgtcaactgtgggacattatatagactggtatgcctttccaaatcatgtcaaatcaatttaaatttaccacaggtggcctccaaacaagttgcagaaacatcagggatgatcaatggaaacaggatgcaccagcgctcaattgagtctcatagcaaagggtctgaatatttgtgAATATGGTATGTTGTgtaattaatttgcaaacatttaaaaaaatattgaaaaacCTTTCGCTTCATCCATAtgggttgtgtgtagattgaggggcaaaatttatttaatccattttagagtactttccaaatgcacagtatagaggatgttgttccttCACTGTAAAACTGGAACTGCATCACCCAGGGGATTCCATGAGTTGTATTATCTGATCCAACAAAATAGGGAACTGAAAATAAACTCTCAGTGGTGTCATCTATGCTTCTCCAGCTGTGTGAGAAATGTTGCTGGCTCTCAAGTTGACCTTAAATCTACCATAAACGCAGTGAATTGACATACTAGCATAATTGAAAACTATTTAAGAGTTTGAATCAAAATCAGGTCATTTTTGTAACATTTAATTAGtgacaaaaataaacatattagTTTCAAAGTAATATTTGGAATGAAAATTCCAATAAAAGAAATACTGAATGTCAGAAGAGAATAGAAATGCTGTCCTGTTGCTGGTTTTCAAACATTGTCACACTGTTGCAGTTTGAAATGCATTTAAATCAACATGTAGGCGTAGAATGATTTGCCGCCATTGGTATTGAAAGGTCTTGAAATTAAAGTTGGAATCATTCAATAACAATGGATATTGACTCATATCCAGTTTAGACTTGTCCAAATGTAACTTGATGACTGGAGGGTATGGGGTTAACACTTCTAGAAGCCACTACGACTCAAGGATGCTCATTCCAGTGATGAGCCCATCCTGAAGTAACATCTTTAGAGTTTCAGGGACAATCTCAGATGACACCCTATCCCCATAGAGTCCACTTCTTCCAACCAGATCCCCatgtggctctggtcaacagtTGTCCAGTAATTCTCAGTTGGTatagcatggcgcttgcaacgctcCGGTTTGGGTTTCAATTCCCACGGGGTACCAGTAGGAAAAAAGTGTGCTATCGCTTTGTTGTGCTCTCCTGGCTGATTAGACTGCAGTCCTCTAtaacagcatctgctaaataacaAATGTAAATATGAGACGTAGGCCATCTTTCCTCACGCATTCCTTTTCAAGATGTCCTCCATCTGCTGGAAGCTGATACAGGTGAGCAGCACTCTGGTCCCCATATATGTCTTGCCATGTTGTTTCTGGGCCTGTGTGGCAAAATCCTCAGTTTTAAACTGAGCCACAGCCTCACCGATACCATTGCCATCTTGATCACACAGAATGTTGATAAACTGTTCAGTCAGAGGAAGGTCGCAGAAAAAATCTTTTATTTCCATTTTCGTCACGTCTGACTGGAGGTTTCGTACGTAAACACATGTCTGTGCTGTGGGAAACGGTCTCACCCTGGGTCTCACAATCTGATGTTTCTCCTCGCTTCGCTCTGACACTGCTGGTGTTGTCTTGGGGTTGCCATGGTATCTCCCAGTTGACAACATGGCTTGCATCTTCTCCTTGGTGACAGATGAGACGCCTATGGCCTGGGAACCAACATGGCAGCCGTTGAGGTTCAAAGCATAAACGTAGTCTTCCGTTTGGTCGAATATTACAAACGCTGTATCTGTCCTCTCGCTATCCTTATACAGTAAGTGTAATATTTTGCTGTTGGCGATGTTCGGACAGCCAAACAATTCTTTTATCTCAGTCTTCGTTATTGTTTTGGATAGATTTTTGGCCATAATACAGTACTCCACACTCGGTGAAAGGGACTCACAGGATCTGAGCCTCTTCGGTGACCGTGACAGCGATCTGTCTTCAGAGCGCCTCTTGGCCCAGGTCCTGTGTATTTCTCTGGCAGGCTCATACAAGCTTTGTCTTTGGGTTCTGTATGAGGGCCTTGCCCTTTCCTGGTGCTGCATTTCCTTGGATTCTAATGAGGGTCCATCTCTCTGGATTGTATATGAGGGCATTTCTTTGGGCTTGtatgaggttctctctctctgggttgtgGGCCTATACAAGGGGTTTTCCAAGGGGTCATATGAAGGGTTTTGACACTGCTGGATGGCATAGTTCCACATCTCCTCAGAGGCCCCACGGACCTCCACGCTGATGCAGCCCAGTTGCTGGTGGTTGAAGCTTAGGGCATCACATGCGTCCTGGGCATGCCCAAACTTTACAAGGCAGCCCTGTCTCACACCCAGCTTCACATTAGCTATAACATCCTGGACCAACAGGCCTTTGAAGAAGTGGCAGATCTCCTGGCTGGTGACAGTCTTTGGCAGGCCAAAGAGCCTGACGTAGCCTGGTCTTGGCCTGTAAGCCTTATCTGGTCTCCTTAGCTCACTCCCAGGCACAGCTGTGTTATCAGCCCTGAGCACACAACCGACAGCTGGGCTATTGGCCCTGAGCACAGGACCAGGTGCTACTGTCGCTTTGCTGTGCTCTCCTGGCTGATTAGATTGCAGTCCTTGGATAACAGCAACAAGGCCGAACAGTAGGGCTGTGGCAGGGTCGGGCAAGGGCAGCAAAGGCTTCTTCTCAGGTAACAACTCTGGAATGAGCTTCTCACTCTGTAGTTTGGACTCCATTTTTCGTTGCAGTTCTGCGATGCTACTAATATGTAGGGTCACCGGAGACCCTCTAAGAAGAGTTCCAGAGCGCCTTATTGCGTGCTGgccatctctctctgtagtgAACACAATGAACGCTTCACCAAGGTGTCCTCCTATAATATATACACCACCTTCTGGGATGTATAAGTTGGTAAAGAATCTGCGTATGTCTTCAGTCCCAGCCTTAATATTCAGACCCTGCAACCGAAGTACTATGGTCATATTGAACTCCTTTTATCTGGCAACCAGAGATCTAGAAACAGATAcaacaaacacaaaaaaaacatgaacatgaaGCAGAAATCaagttatttaatacattttaagaaCAGCAACAAAAGGATAAACATTTAAATGGGaacaattttttaaaacttataTTAAGAACATCCAAATTCCAGAATTTCCATAGAAATTAAACACGTTAAGTAACCAACAACACAAATGATGAACGCTGGCACGCGGTACATTATTATGAACACctggttggctagctagttagcccgGAGGCACGGTGGCTGTGAAATGAGACTAGCCAGTCTGCCCTGTAAAACGAAACATTTAACAATATTTCAGTTAAAAAGATAAACAGCTCAACTCCTCAAATTACTTACCAGATGAAAACCATAACAAATCTGGCTCCTCTGTATTTTAACCTTTATATCGTAAGTTTGTGTGATGCTGATAGGTCGAAATGTTGTCCCTTTATGAGGCCGACCACATTAACTGTGCACGAGCTGCCACATGCGCGCATTTTATAGGGAAGTAGGGAGGCGCGAGAAAAGTGGCGCGAGCACACGCCCCAAAAGACAGAAGGGTTTGTGGGTAAAATAACAGGAAGTCAGTTTCTCTACCATGGCAACGGGGATGCTACTTGTGTGCGGATTGGCACTATTTCTAACAATAAAATCAAACCTACTTCACTCCCAGCAGTTTACGATTTCGTTTCAGCGTCCTTCAGACTGCAGCGTGGAACAGTTCTACGACATCTCCAGTCAGTCCTGTGTGAAATGCGGACCGAACCAGAGTACGAGTGCAACTGGTGCGTTATCAATGGTATTGTTGGTTATACTGTGATTAACGGGCTACCTAATTAGCAGTACGCTAATCTACTCCATTCCGGGTTTGTTGTAAATAGAACAGGCTCAACAATCTTTGCTAAATAGTCTTAAATACAGCAGTAGCGAATCATAGGGGAGGAATGTAATTGCAGTAAGCcacctggctagctagctggttagAATTGGATAATAATGCAGCTAATATAGTGTAAACTGGCCTGCTAGTTGCATTGTCCGATATGTAGACTATGTTAGCTGGTTCATCGGTCAATAAGATTGCTGCAGGTATTGTTTGCTGAGAGAAATGGCACTGATGGTTTACAACGTAACCTACAGCTGTGTCCACTGTTATAATCTCTTGTGTTAACCAATTACCCTCTCCTCCTTCATCAGGTCTGTCTTGTGAATGTGTGACTGGGTTCAGAGTTCTCGCCACCAACGGAGCTTCCATCACCTGTCAGCAGTGTCCACTAGAAAAACCGGTATATTCTTATTCTGTACTACTAGACAGTAGATGATCACACCATATAATACAGTACAAAATCAGCTATTTCTATTTACTTATCATTCACCGACCAGTTTAAAGGTCTCAATCAATACAGATTGTCCTGGGAAGTGTGCTGAAcacaggagattggtggcaccGTAGttggggaggacagctcatggtaatggctggaggggaataagtggaatggtatcaaattgtatgtgtttaatgccattccattgctacgttccagccattattatgaggtgttatcccctcagcagcctccactggtgctgAACTGCATGTGTTGTTCTGCCTGTCTCCTGTAGGCAGTAACAGAGGATGGCTATGGGTGTATCCTCTGTCCgggcagtctgactgagcagggAACCTGTCAGTGCCCGTCTGGGAGTATACTGGGTGAGTAAAACTGGGAGTATACTGGGTGAGTAAAACTGGGAGTATACTGGGTGAGACAGCAGCTGGAGGAGCCACGTCTACAGGGGATGTGATGGTGTTTATGGTGCGCCGCTGTGTGATGCTAATGTTGTATTGTTGTACTGTAGTGGAGCGGGATGTCCAGGGGAACCCTCTGGAAGAGGCCAGGTGTGAGGTGTGTAACGGAGCTGAACCTGCCCTCTCAGCCCCTAACAGCTACGGAGACAGGTACCAGACACAGCCAGTCTTTCTGCAGAACAACTGATATTTCTGCTCTAAACTCTCAGATGGCATGACTTGTTAAGATTCTGCTGACTGAACTGTTTACTGTCTGACTCtgcctgtttctgtctgtctctgtctgactctgcctgtctctgtctgactctgctctcttgtctctgtcaggTGTCAGAGATGCCAGGCTTCCCTCATCAACACCTCTCAGTCCTGTATGTGTGGTTCCAACATCCTGGTGAGCCCACCCTCTATAATACGCGTGTGTGTCATGTATGGGTTTAAAATGAAATACAAGACTAGAGCATCCGTGAATCATATGTCGTGTTTCTGTACAGGCTGGAGGTATGTGTTTCCCTCCCAACAACCTCCCTACAGCTGTGAACCCTAATGTCAACTATGCCGAGCTGGTAAGGCAACACAACAGGGCCCAGTTTTTCAAATGTTATCTATCTGGATGTTGTCTATCGGATAagattaaatgcatagaaatagaacAAATAATTTACTTGAATGGGGTATTCCGttgtattcattctatttctctgTTTTATTCCTATCCGATAGGCAAAATCCTGGTAGATACTGTAATttttgaaaaactgggcccaGAGCATCAGTGAGCCTGCTGTAGTTATGTAACTGTGGAATTatagtaacactgtaacactgtttgGTATGTTCCCCCTGTAGTCCCTTCCTGTGCAATCAGCATGGTTCTCCACAAACCTCTACTCTTCAGCAGCTGCCtgcttggtaaaaaaaaaagcctCTCAAATACCTGTTCACCTTTCTGTCCCTGGACGATCTATGTGCACTTgtccgtgtgtgtggtgtgtcctgCAGGTGTTCTCTGACCTGATCGTGTTGGTATGTGTGCATTGTACAGGTGTATACTAACCTGACAGCATGCCAGGCATTGGGGAACATGTGTGTGATGAACATGCACTCCTTCAGCAGCGTGGCCAACGATGCCTGTGGTCTCTACAACACCATCTTCAGAGCTACCGCAGCCCTGGGATCTACACAGGACATATCCTACTGGTAACCTCTAACCCTTTTCCTGACCCCTAACCTATAACCCCTAAAACATCTTCTGAAGATCTACTCTTGCTCTGGAGTTTCTAACCACTGTTTTCAACCAATGATGTAAAATCTGGAGTAGATCAGTCAATGGAACTGTCCATTCCTGCCCCTGTGACTTTAGGAGAGCCAATCTCCCATGGCTTTACTATGGGGACCAGCCGGGTCTGGCCAACCGCGTGCTGCAGACAGAGCCACTTCCCACTGGATTCAGCTTCAAGGGACGCAACAGGGTCCGTAACACACACATTGACCCAACACTATTACCATAACACCTATGATGATCACTCCGATTCTATGTgcgttgtctctctttctcagaaTACAGACATCAACCTAGTGGCTGCTGTCTACAACACCAGAGGAGACTTCCTCCAATGGGAGAAAGTGGGAGGAAACAACCTGCAGGTAAAACAGGAAGTTCATCTTGAGCCTGACTAGTGTAGGCTAGTCTTGCATTGCCACACTTTGCAGTCTCATaatgactctcattcatattgACCTTCAAGCTGAGCTGTCTACTGTAGTAATATTTGTAACAACCTGAGGTTGGAAGCAGAGCCCTTAGTGACACACAAGTCTAGCCTAAAGGTGTTCTTCTTTCCATCACACTGCTGGTTCCAGTGTTGAGACGCCAGTGTTTCATGATACAGCTCAGTCATAGATCAGTCGTTATCATTATTAGTTTTGACTTGAGGAAAGtgactgtctcctctcccagctcTGTCCAGACACCGCCAGGAGACAGGAGGCAGCTTACACCTTTGGCACGGCCTACCAGGAGACTGTGAGTTTCTACCTCTATCCAGTGCTTGACTTGAACTGAAATGGGTTCCGGTAATCATGTTGGATGCCACTACTGTTTATACAGTATTTAGGTGCAgaagctccacaatacttttgagataatattctataagaggaacaggagctcgagcagtagaacatttgaggtgccgggACTCAGATCCGGTGaactcctgcccaagtcaagccctgtctctgtctcgtcaACATGTGCTGTGGTGTTTTCTCATGGTTACAGTTGTTTTGCGTTCTCACTTAGCGCCAATTCTATtacgtatgtgtctgtgtgtgtagtgtgttctcTCTGTAGCAGACCTGTTGCGTGTTTATGCTGAGCCTTTATTCTATGATGTGTTTGTGGATCTGAGccgaggagaggacaggagactgcTCCCCCTTCCCACACGCAACCTCAACCAAGAATACAACAGGAAGTTCATCAACCAAGGTGAATGTGGGAGGGGGTACATTTGTTTTAAATCCTTTCTCCCTCAACAAGTATCTTGAATAACTGGTGTGTGTAGGTAACTTGAACGACTGGTACCTATCGAGACGTGTGTTACTGGTGGACActctgagtgggagagagaagagccTCGGCTCTCTGCCAAAAGTCATACGCATCGCAA
This genomic window from Oncorhynchus tshawytscha isolate Ot180627B unplaced genomic scaffold, Otsh_v2.0 Un_scaffold_17_pilon_pilon, whole genome shotgun sequence contains:
- the si:ch211-197h24.6 gene encoding uncharacterized protein si:ch211-197h24.6 isoform X1, with amino-acid sequence MQQGYNPRPSYGAPPQKRFRNANGGANNRRKQPNFSADIVFTTKAGNVQTIPSLTKQLKAITDETVIGLQYVWEYRSPSKSVPPHYQCKLCKVSRLQTDMLAHIKGWKHSFRYMKQNHSAKIPFEEDAATKDHDVRKKVKKAAAELEKAEGRGQLKVILKEPSEVQAFAGLRSAIPNMGPPGGMGGPGGMGARGPKPGGRFAEPLFPGEFPLQGSLLNYPMGGMGGYSDPLSRSTSSTAFQKRDMSFRGYPDNTGGLGGSADGFGLGRDGGFGQEGLLGESPGSCYPDEFRGGQMGSGSGQGLMGAVPETSSLPTTLLKYLDNFRIENESDAQIVLKVTQKLTDVLMDYRLRSVSSQGPSMKSGLSLGSMSYSDSPRMSSGSDRFSGGFSGNLSGPSRYSDGPSRYYN
- the si:ch211-197h24.6 gene encoding uncharacterized protein si:ch211-197h24.6 isoform X2, producing MQQGYNPRPSYGAPPQKRFRNANGGANNRRKQPNFSADIVFTTKAGNVQTIPSLTKQLKAITDETVIGLQYVWEYRSPSKSVPPHYQCKLCKVSRLQTDMLAHIKGWKHSFRYMKQNHSAKIPFEEDAATKDHDVRKKVKKAAAELEKAEGRGQLKVILKEPSEVQAFAGLRSAIPNMGPPGGMGGPGGMGARGPKPGGRFAEPLFPGEFPLQGSLLNYPMGGMGGYSDPLSRSTSSTAFQKRDMSFRGYPDNTGGLGGSADGFGLGRDGGFGQEGLLGESPGSCYPDEFRGGQMGSGSGQGLMGAVPETSSLPTTLLKYLDNFRIENESDAQIVLKVTQKLTDVLMDYRLRSVSSGPSMKSGLSLGSMSYSDSPRMSSGSDRFSGGFSGNLSGPSRYSDGPSRYYN
- the rbm12ba gene encoding RNA binding motif protein 12Ba; translation: MTIVLRLQGLNIKAGTEDIRRFFTNLYIPEGGVYIIGGHLGEAFIVFTTERDGQHAIRRSGTLLRGSPVTLHISSIAELQRKMESKLQSEKLIPELLPEKKPLLPLPDPATALLFGLVAVIQGLQSNQPGEHSKATVAPGPVLRANSPAVGCVLRADNTAVPGSELRRPDKAYRPRPGYVRLFGLPKTVTSQEICHFFKGLLVQDVIANVKLGVRQGCLVKFGHAQDACDALSFNHQQLGCISVEVRGASEEMWNYAIQQCQNPSYDPLENPLYRPTTQRERTSYKPKEMPSYTIQRDGPSLESKEMQHQERARPSYRTQRQSLYEPAREIHRTWAKRRSEDRSLSRSPKRLRSCESLSPSVEYCIMAKNLSKTITKTEIKELFGCPNIANSKILHLLYKDSERTDTAFVIFDQTEDYVYALNLNGCHVGSQAIGVSSVTKEKMQAMLSTGRYHGNPKTTPAVSERSEEKHQIVRPRVRPFPTAQTCVYVRNLQSDVTKMEIKDFFCDLPLTEQFINILCDQDGNGIGEAVAQFKTEDFATQAQKQHGKTYMGTRVLLTCISFQQMEDILKRNA